A single Stutzerimonas stutzeri DNA region contains:
- the secY gene encoding preprotein translocase subunit SecY yields MAKQGALSALSNGGLSELWARLRFLLMAIIVYRIGAHIPVPGINPDRLAELFRQNEGTILSLFNMFSGGALERMSIFALGIMPYISASIIMQLMTAVSPQLEQLKKEGEAGRRKISQYTRYGTLVLAIVQAIGMSVGLAGQGVAFSTDFGFYFVAITTFVAGAMFMMWLGEQITERGVGNGISMLIFAGIVAGLPGALGQSFESARQGDVNIIALLAVGLLAVAIIGFVVFIERGQRRIAVHYAKRQQGRKVFAAQTSHLPLKVNMAGVIPAIFASSILLFPASLGQWFGQSENMGWLADISQSIAPGQPLNILLFSAGIIFFCFFYTALMFNPKDVAENLKKSGAFIPGIRPGEQSARYIDGVLTRLTMFGALYMTAVCLLPQFLVVAANVPFYLGGTSLLIVVVVVMDFMSQVQSHLMSHQYDSLMKKANLKGYGSGMLR; encoded by the coding sequence ATGGCTAAGCAAGGTGCTCTCTCCGCGCTGAGTAATGGCGGGCTTTCTGAACTCTGGGCTCGTCTGCGTTTTCTGCTGATGGCGATCATCGTCTATCGAATTGGCGCACACATCCCGGTGCCGGGAATCAATCCCGACAGGTTGGCCGAGCTGTTCCGTCAGAACGAAGGGACCATCCTTAGCCTGTTCAACATGTTTTCCGGTGGCGCACTGGAGCGCATGAGCATTTTTGCACTGGGGATCATGCCGTATATCTCGGCATCGATCATCATGCAGCTCATGACCGCGGTCAGTCCGCAACTGGAGCAGTTGAAGAAAGAAGGTGAGGCCGGTCGCCGCAAGATCAGCCAGTACACGCGTTACGGTACGCTGGTGCTGGCGATCGTGCAGGCCATCGGTATGTCGGTTGGCCTCGCCGGCCAGGGTGTCGCGTTCAGCACGGATTTCGGCTTCTACTTCGTGGCGATCACCACCTTCGTGGCGGGTGCGATGTTCATGATGTGGCTGGGTGAGCAGATCACCGAGCGGGGTGTCGGCAACGGCATTTCGATGCTGATTTTCGCGGGTATCGTCGCCGGTCTTCCGGGTGCTCTCGGTCAGTCGTTCGAGTCTGCACGGCAGGGTGATGTCAATATCATCGCGTTGCTGGCTGTCGGCCTGCTGGCGGTTGCAATCATCGGATTCGTGGTGTTCATCGAGCGTGGTCAGCGGCGGATCGCCGTGCATTACGCCAAGCGCCAGCAAGGCCGCAAGGTATTTGCCGCGCAGACGAGCCATCTTCCGTTGAAAGTGAACATGGCGGGTGTCATTCCCGCGATTTTCGCCAGCAGCATTCTGCTGTTCCCGGCTTCGCTGGGGCAGTGGTTCGGGCAGTCCGAGAACATGGGTTGGCTGGCTGACATTTCTCAGTCGATCGCCCCTGGTCAGCCGTTGAATATCCTGTTGTTCAGCGCCGGAATCATTTTCTTCTGCTTCTTCTATACGGCATTGATGTTCAATCCGAAAGACGTCGCTGAAAATCTGAAGAAGTCCGGTGCGTTTATCCCGGGGATTCGTCCTGGTGAGCAGTCGGCGCGCTATATCGATGGCGTACTGACTCGCTTGACCATGTTCGGTGCCCTGTACATGACGGCTGTGTGCCTGCTGCCTCAGTTCCTTGTGGTGGCTGCAAATGTGCCGTTCTACCTTGGCGGGACGTCGTTGCTGATCGTGGTTGTGGTTGTAATGGACTTCATGTCCCAGGTTCAATCGCACCTCATGTCTCACCAGTACGATTCCCTGATGAAAAAAGCCAACCTGAAGGGCTATGGCAGCGGAATGCTCCGCTGA
- the rpsE gene encoding 30S ribosomal protein S5 — protein MAYNEQKRDEGYIEKLVQVNRVAKTVKGGRIFTFTALTVVGDGKGRVGFGRGKSREVPAAIQKAMEAARRNMIQVDLNGTTLQYATKAAHGASKVYMQPASEGTGVIAGGAMRAILEVAGVQNVLAKCYGSTNPVNVVHATFKGLKAMQSPESIAAKRGKSVEEIS, from the coding sequence ATGGCATATAACGAGCAAAAGCGCGACGAAGGCTACATTGAGAAGCTGGTTCAAGTTAACCGCGTCGCCAAGACAGTAAAAGGTGGCCGTATCTTCACGTTCACTGCGTTGACCGTAGTGGGTGATGGTAAGGGTCGTGTAGGTTTCGGTCGTGGCAAGTCCCGCGAAGTGCCTGCTGCCATTCAGAAGGCCATGGAAGCGGCTCGCCGCAACATGATCCAGGTCGATCTGAACGGCACCACGCTGCAGTACGCCACCAAGGCTGCGCATGGCGCGTCCAAGGTGTACATGCAGCCTGCTTCGGAAGGTACCGGTGTCATCGCCGGTGGTGCCATGCGCGCCATTCTCGAAGTGGCTGGTGTGCAGAACGTCCTGGCCAAGTGCTACGGCTCGACCAACCCGGTGAACGTGGTTCACGCCACCTTCAAGGGTTTGAAGGCCATGCAGTCGCCTGAGTCGATCGCTGCAAAGCGTGGCAAGAGCGTTGAGGAGATTTCCTGA
- the rpsN gene encoding 30S ribosomal protein S14, with protein MAKQSMKNRELKRQQTVAKYAQKRAALKAVIASPESSPEARWEAQVALQKQPRDASASRLRNRCRLTGRPHGVYRKFGLARNMLRQAAMRGDVPGLVKASW; from the coding sequence ATGGCTAAGCAAAGCATGAAGAACCGCGAGCTGAAGCGTCAGCAAACGGTTGCCAAGTACGCCCAGAAGCGTGCCGCGCTGAAGGCTGTCATCGCGAGTCCCGAGTCTTCTCCGGAAGCGCGTTGGGAAGCGCAGGTCGCGCTGCAGAAGCAGCCGCGCGACGCCAGTGCTTCGCGTCTGCGTAATCGTTGCCGCCTGACCGGCCGTCCGCATGGTGTTTACCGCAAGTTCGGTCTTGCGCGGAACATGCTGCGCCAGGCTGCGATGCGTGGTGATGTACCGGGTCTGGTGAAAGCCAGCTGGTAA
- the rplO gene encoding 50S ribosomal protein L15 — translation MQLNDLRSAPGARREKLRPGRGIGSGLGKTGGRGHKGQTSRSGGKIAPGFEGGQQPLHRRLPKFGFVSLKAMDRAEVRTSELAKVQGDVVTLQSLKDADIINQNVQRVKVMLSGEVGRAVTLKGIAATKGARAAIEAAGGKFEE, via the coding sequence ATGCAACTGAACGATCTGCGTTCTGCGCCAGGCGCCCGTCGCGAAAAGCTGCGTCCGGGCCGTGGTATCGGCAGCGGTCTCGGTAAAACCGGTGGTCGTGGTCACAAGGGTCAGACTTCCCGCTCCGGCGGCAAGATCGCTCCCGGTTTCGAAGGCGGCCAGCAGCCTTTGCATCGCCGTCTGCCGAAGTTCGGCTTCGTCTCCTTGAAGGCTATGGATCGTGCTGAAGTTCGCACCTCCGAGCTGGCCAAGGTCCAAGGCGACGTCGTGACTCTGCAGAGCCTCAAGGATGCCGACATCATCAACCAGAACGTACAGCGTGTGAAAGTCATGCTGTCGGGCGAGGTTGGTCGTGCGGTAACTCTGAAGGGCATCGCCGCCACCAAAGGTGCGCGTGCGGCTATCGAAGCAGCTGGCGGCAAGTTCGAGGAATAA
- the rplE gene encoding 50S ribosomal protein L5, translated as MARLKEVYRKQIAPKLKEELQLGNVMEVPRITKITLNMGIGEAIGDKKIIDNAVADLEKITGQKVVVTHARKSIAGFKVREGWPIGVKVTLRSDRMYEFLDRLLSISLPRVRDFRGLNAKSFDGRGNYSMGVKEQIIFPEIDYDKIDALRGLDITLTTTARTDEEGRALLRAFNFPFRN; from the coding sequence ATGGCACGACTAAAAGAAGTTTATCGGAAGCAAATCGCTCCCAAGCTGAAGGAAGAACTTCAGCTTGGCAACGTGATGGAAGTTCCGCGCATCACCAAGATCACCCTGAACATGGGTATCGGCGAAGCGATCGGTGACAAGAAAATCATCGACAACGCAGTTGCTGACCTGGAGAAGATCACCGGCCAGAAGGTCGTCGTGACTCACGCTCGTAAATCCATCGCGGGCTTCAAGGTCCGTGAAGGTTGGCCGATCGGTGTCAAGGTGACCCTGCGCAGCGATCGTATGTATGAATTCCTGGATCGTCTGCTTTCGATCTCCCTGCCTCGGGTTCGCGACTTCCGCGGCCTGAATGCCAAGTCCTTCGATGGACGCGGCAACTACAGCATGGGCGTGAAAGAGCAGATCATTTTCCCGGAAATCGATTACGACAAGATCGATGCCCTGCGTGGTCTGGACATTACGCTGACCACTACTGCTCGAACGGACGAAGAGGGTCGCGCACTGCTGCGTGCCTTCAACTTCCCGTTCCGTAACTGA
- the rpsH gene encoding 30S ribosomal protein S8 codes for MSMQDPLADMLTRIRNAQMAEKSVVSMPSSTLKVAVANVLQGEGYIAGYNVSSDAKPQLSIELKYFEGRPVIEELKRVSRPGLRQYKSVDQLPKVRGGLGVSIVSTNKGVMTDRAARAAGVGGEVLCTVF; via the coding sequence ATGAGTATGCAGGACCCGTTAGCGGACATGCTAACTCGTATCCGTAATGCCCAGATGGCCGAAAAGTCCGTCGTAAGCATGCCGTCTTCCACTTTGAAGGTGGCTGTAGCCAACGTTCTTCAGGGTGAAGGCTATATCGCAGGATACAACGTCAGCAGCGACGCCAAGCCGCAGCTGTCTATCGAGCTCAAGTACTTCGAAGGCCGTCCGGTTATCGAAGAGCTTAAGCGCGTAAGCCGTCCTGGCCTTCGCCAGTACAAATCTGTTGATCAGTTGCCGAAGGTTCGCGGCGGTCTGGGTGTTTCGATCGTGTCCACCAACAAAGGTGTGATGACTGATCGGGCTGCTCGCGCTGCTGGCGTTGGCGGCGAAGTGCTCTGCACAGTGTTCTAA
- the rplR gene encoding 50S ribosomal protein L18: protein MSVKKVTRLRRARKARLKMRELETVRLCVYRSSQHIYAQVLSADGGKVLASASTLDKELRDGATGNVDAAKKVGQLVAERAKAAGVTQVAFDRSGFKYHGRVKALADAAREGGLEF from the coding sequence ATGAGCGTAAAGAAAGTTACTCGTCTGCGTCGCGCTCGCAAGGCACGCCTGAAGATGCGCGAGCTGGAAACCGTACGCCTTTGTGTGTACCGCTCTTCCCAGCACATCTACGCCCAGGTCCTTTCGGCCGACGGCGGCAAGGTCCTGGCCAGTGCCTCGACTCTCGACAAAGAACTGCGCGACGGAGCCACTGGCAACGTCGACGCTGCCAAGAAAGTTGGTCAGCTGGTCGCTGAGCGTGCTAAGGCCGCAGGTGTCACCCAGGTGGCGTTCGACCGTTCTGGCTTCAAGTACCACGGTCGTGTCAAGGCACTGGCTGATGCTGCTCGTGAAGGCGGGCTGGAGTTCTAA
- the rplF gene encoding 50S ribosomal protein L6, with protein MSRVAKNPVKLPAGVEFNMAGQQLSVKGAKGTLELNVHSSVEVIHEAGELRFAARNGDQQNRAMAGTTRALVNNMVIGVSQGFERKLQLVGVGYKAQAKGQVLSLALGFSHPVEYELPQGVTAETPSQTDILIKGVDKQLVGQVAAEIRDFRRPEPYKGKGVRYSDEVVRRKEAKKK; from the coding sequence ATGTCTCGCGTTGCTAAGAACCCCGTCAAGCTGCCCGCTGGTGTTGAATTCAACATGGCCGGCCAGCAGCTTTCGGTGAAGGGTGCCAAGGGTACTCTCGAACTGAACGTGCACTCGTCTGTGGAAGTGATCCACGAGGCCGGTGAGCTCCGTTTTGCTGCGCGTAACGGCGATCAGCAGAACCGTGCCATGGCCGGTACCACCCGTGCGCTGGTTAACAACATGGTGATCGGCGTCAGCCAGGGCTTCGAGCGTAAGCTCCAGCTGGTTGGTGTTGGTTACAAGGCGCAAGCCAAAGGTCAAGTGCTGTCCCTGGCTCTCGGCTTCTCGCACCCGGTGGAATATGAACTGCCGCAAGGCGTTACCGCGGAGACCCCCAGCCAGACCGATATCCTGATCAAGGGTGTCGATAAGCAACTGGTCGGTCAGGTGGCTGCTGAAATCCGTGACTTCCGTCGCCCAGAGCCTTACAAGGGCAAAGGCGTGCGTTACTCGGACGAAGTGGTCCGTCGTAAAGAAGCTAAGAAGAAGTAG
- the rplX gene encoding 50S ribosomal protein L24: MQKIRRNDEIIVIAGKDKGKRGKVLRVLADNRLVVGGVNLVKRHTKPNPMSGVQGGIVEKEAPLHASNVAIFNGETNKADRVGFKVEDGKKIRVFKSTQKPVEA; the protein is encoded by the coding sequence ATGCAAAAGATTCGTCGCAACGACGAGATCATCGTCATCGCCGGCAAAGACAAGGGCAAGCGCGGTAAGGTGCTCCGGGTACTCGCTGACAACCGTCTGGTTGTCGGTGGTGTCAACCTCGTGAAGCGTCATACCAAGCCTAACCCCATGTCGGGCGTTCAAGGCGGTATCGTCGAAAAGGAGGCGCCTCTGCACGCCTCTAACGTCGCTATTTTCAACGGCGAAACCAACAAGGCTGATCGTGTTGGTTTCAAAGTAGAAGACGGCAAGAAAATTCGTGTCTTCAAGTCGACCCAAAAGCCGGTTGAAGCTTGA
- the rpmD gene encoding 50S ribosomal protein L30: protein MANTVKVTLIKSVSGRIPNHKLCVKGLGLRRIGHTVEVQDTPENRGMINKAYYMLRVEG from the coding sequence ATGGCTAACACCGTCAAGGTCACGCTGATCAAAAGCGTCAGCGGTCGCATCCCCAATCACAAGCTGTGCGTCAAAGGCCTCGGCCTGCGTCGCATTGGTCACACCGTCGAAGTTCAGGACACTCCTGAGAATCGCGGCATGATCAACAAGGCTTACTACATGCTCCGTGTGGAGGGCTAA